From the genome of Campylobacter concisus, one region includes:
- a CDS encoding tRNA (cytidine(34)-2'-O)-methyltransferase, whose protein sequence is MFNIVLVHPQIPQNTGAIGRMCVNANLKLHIVKPTVFDLSEKAVRRAGLDYWKILNPKIWDSLEEFLEANLSHKDRFFFATTKTNRLYYEARFKPGDFIFFGGESTGLPREFMDINFKNAITIPMGKEGRSLNLAMSAGIIAYEAIRQNIAEFDFRSEI, encoded by the coding sequence ATGTTTAACATAGTCTTAGTTCATCCTCAGATACCGCAAAATACTGGAGCTATCGGTAGAATGTGCGTTAATGCAAATTTAAAGCTACATATCGTTAAACCCACCGTGTTTGATCTGAGTGAAAAGGCTGTTAGACGAGCAGGGCTTGACTACTGGAAAATTTTAAATCCAAAAATTTGGGATAGTTTGGAAGAATTTTTAGAAGCAAACTTAAGCCACAAGGATAGATTTTTCTTCGCTACCACAAAGACAAATAGGCTTTACTATGAGGCTAGGTTTAAACCAGGAGATTTTATATTTTTTGGTGGTGAGAGTACTGGGCTGCCAAGAGAATTTATGGATATAAATTTTAAAAACGCCATAACCATACCAATGGGAAAAGAGGGCAGGAGCTTAAATTTAGCTATGAGTGCTGGCATTATCGCTTATGAGGCGATCAGGCAAAATATCGCTGAATTTGACTTTAGGAGTGAGATTTGA
- a CDS encoding CCA tRNA nucleotidyltransferase, with translation MQISKIDSKISQNKPLDGSKNEIKIKNEIYKNSELDFFRSLFAPFTSRVYLVGGCVRDAFLGREIYDYDIEVYDIEPTKFNELMASIGASGVGKSYFIYKYKNYDIGLPRSESKTGNLHKDFAVSYINDLKIASLRRDFTINAMMMNIFNGEILDFYCGKQDLANKTLRHIDSEKFKEDPLRILRGVQFSSRLDFGIADETLALMKSLSLEFLSRDRINTELIKFFRAKHLEKGAYYLFELGLFKEIFGMQISMDDEFLSDLKSARKFVNDERLFLYLLFGKFELDAKEILEKMHLPKSYFSILKEPYFKHMPSDKGLMQIALSMPIKSWLGAYNKERIERAKKLGIYEVKFDAKVDVAEILSAGFKNEEIAKEIKRKEELAISKYLNEQKF, from the coding sequence TTGCAAATATCGAAAATAGACTCCAAAATCTCTCAAAATAAGCCATTAGACGGCTCAAAAAATGAGATAAAAATCAAAAATGAAATTTATAAAAATAGCGAGCTAGACTTTTTTAGATCGCTATTTGCTCCATTTACTTCACGTGTTTATCTCGTGGGTGGTTGCGTGAGAGATGCGTTCTTGGGACGAGAAATTTATGATTATGATATCGAAGTTTATGACATTGAACCTACTAAATTTAATGAGCTAATGGCTAGCATTGGAGCGAGCGGCGTTGGTAAAAGCTACTTCATCTATAAATATAAAAACTACGACATTGGGCTTCCAAGAAGCGAGAGCAAAACTGGAAATTTGCACAAAGACTTTGCAGTAAGCTATATTAACGATCTCAAAATAGCGAGCCTTAGGCGAGATTTTACGATAAATGCCATGATGATGAATATCTTTAATGGAGAAATTTTAGACTTTTACTGCGGAAAGCAAGATTTAGCAAACAAGACATTAAGGCACATTGATAGTGAAAAATTTAAAGAAGATCCGCTAAGGATACTTCGTGGCGTGCAGTTTAGCTCTAGGCTTGACTTTGGCATAGCCGATGAGACGCTAGCTCTTATGAAAAGCCTTAGTTTAGAGTTTTTAAGCAGAGATAGGATAAATACTGAGCTTATTAAATTTTTTCGCGCAAAGCATCTTGAAAAAGGAGCTTACTATCTTTTTGAGCTTGGACTTTTTAAAGAAATTTTTGGTATGCAAATTTCTATGGATGATGAGTTTTTAAGTGATCTTAAGAGTGCTAGAAAATTTGTGAATGATGAGAGATTATTTTTGTATCTTTTGTTTGGCAAATTTGAGCTTGACGCAAAAGAAATTTTAGAGAAAATGCATCTGCCAAAAAGCTATTTTTCCATCTTAAAAGAGCCTTATTTTAAGCATATGCCAAGCGATAAAGGGCTAATGCAAATAGCACTTAGTATGCCTATAAAATCATGGCTTGGAGCTTACAATAAAGAGCGTATAGAGCGTGCCAAGAAGCTTGGAATTTATGAGGTAAAATTTGACGCGAAAGTTGATGTAGCGGAAATTTTATCAGCTGGTTTTAAAAACGAAGAGATCGCAAAAGAGATAAAACGCAAAGAAGAGCTTGCGATCTCAAAATATCTTAATGAGCAAAAATTTTAA
- a CDS encoding CiaD-like domain-containing protein, with product MVDKIMKLDDIARMAISEVSAELEKIEALQNKKQEELERENLKKELLAIENNENALNNELKVEANLQNEQVFEVKEEPVSPIKNREVSEEKIFLANLAERIEVLFEGLKQTNEQNLASRLELTTKFLEFTLANIENRLQNLSK from the coding sequence GTGGTTGATAAGATTATGAAGCTTGATGATATCGCTAGAATGGCAATCAGTGAGGTTAGCGCTGAGCTTGAAAAAATAGAAGCACTGCAAAATAAAAAGCAAGAAGAGCTTGAGCGAGAGAATTTAAAAAAAGAGCTTTTGGCCATAGAGAATAATGAAAATGCACTAAATAATGAGCTAAAAGTTGAGGCAAATTTACAAAATGAGCAAGTGTTTGAGGTAAAAGAGGAGCCAGTAAGTCCAATAAAAAATAGAGAGGTGAGCGAAGAAAAAATTTTCTTAGCAAACCTTGCTGAGCGCATAGAAGTGCTTTTTGAAGGGCTTAAACAAACTAATGAACAAAATCTTGCTTCAAGGCTTGAGCTAACGACAAAATTTTTAGAATTTACCCTTGCAAATATCGAAAATAGACTCCAAAATCTCTCAAAATAA
- the leuB gene encoding 3-isopropylmalate dehydrogenase — translation MKNYKICVIKGDGIGPEIIDEAIKILDIVSAEFGIKFEYDYKLMGGAAYDVFGVPLPDETLSSALNSNAVLFGAIGGEKWDNLPRHLRPESGLLKIRKELEAYANLRPAIVFDELVDASTLKPEVLRGVDFVVVRELTGGLYFGQPREKGEDRAFNTMVYSKMEIERIAKIAFETAMLRKKKVCMVDKANVLETSQLWREVTSEVAKGYPEVELSFMYVDNAAMQLVRAPANFDVILTENLFGDILSDEASMVCGSIGLLPSASMGGKVGIYEPIHGSAPDIAGQGIANPIATILSAAMMLRYAFSENDAADAIENAVKEALAKGYRTKDIAAFNAVEICSTSEIGDVIAGFIKK, via the coding sequence ATGAAAAACTATAAAATTTGCGTTATAAAAGGCGATGGCATCGGCCCTGAGATCATAGATGAGGCGATAAAAATTTTAGATATTGTTAGCGCTGAGTTTGGGATAAAATTTGAGTACGACTATAAGCTTATGGGTGGTGCAGCTTATGATGTATTTGGCGTGCCTTTGCCAGATGAGACTCTTAGTTCTGCTCTAAACTCTAATGCTGTGCTTTTTGGAGCGATCGGTGGCGAGAAGTGGGATAATTTGCCAAGACATCTAAGGCCAGAGAGCGGGCTTTTAAAGATTAGAAAAGAGCTTGAAGCTTATGCAAATTTACGTCCAGCCATCGTTTTTGATGAGCTAGTGGATGCTAGCACGCTGAAGCCAGAGGTTTTAAGAGGCGTTGATTTTGTCGTGGTTCGTGAGCTAACGGGTGGACTTTATTTTGGACAGCCACGTGAAAAAGGCGAAGATAGAGCGTTTAATACGATGGTTTATTCTAAAATGGAGATCGAGCGCATAGCAAAGATCGCCTTTGAGACGGCTATGCTTCGCAAGAAAAAGGTCTGCATGGTCGATAAGGCAAATGTGCTTGAGACAAGCCAGCTTTGGCGCGAGGTGACTAGCGAGGTGGCAAAGGGCTATCCTGAAGTAGAGCTTAGCTTTATGTATGTCGATAACGCAGCGATGCAGCTAGTAAGAGCGCCAGCAAATTTTGACGTCATACTTACTGAAAATTTATTCGGCGACATTTTAAGTGATGAAGCGAGTATGGTCTGTGGCTCGATAGGACTTTTGCCAAGCGCTAGTATGGGCGGTAAAGTGGGAATTTATGAGCCGATACACGGCTCAGCACCAGACATCGCAGGGCAGGGCATAGCAAATCCGATCGCGACCATTTTAAGTGCAGCAATGATGCTAAGATACGCATTTAGCGAAAATGATGCCGCAGATGCGATAGAAAATGCTGTTAAAGAGGCGCTTGCAAAAGGTTATAGAACAAAAGATATCGCTGCTTTTAACGCAGTTGAAATTTGCTCAACTAGCGAGATAGGCGATGTTATCGCAGGATTTATCAAAAAATGA
- a CDS encoding 3-isopropylmalate dehydratase small subunit has protein sequence MNKVWKFGDNIDTDIIIAARYLNTSDENILAKHIMEDADPNFSAKIDKGDIIVAGENFGCGSSREHAPIALKAAGTGAVIAKSYARIFYRNSFNTGLLILEIKETDEINEGDELKIDVDNGAVVNLTSGKEYKFSPIPPFMQELLNAGGLIEYAKAKMN, from the coding sequence ATGAATAAAGTTTGGAAATTCGGCGACAATATCGATACCGATATAATTATCGCCGCCAGATACTTAAATACTTCCGACGAAAATATCTTAGCAAAACATATAATGGAGGACGCCGATCCTAATTTTAGCGCCAAGATAGATAAGGGCGACATTATCGTAGCGGGCGAAAATTTCGGCTGCGGTAGCTCTCGAGAACACGCTCCTATCGCGCTTAAAGCCGCCGGTACAGGTGCGGTGATAGCTAAAAGCTATGCGAGAATTTTTTATAGAAATAGCTTTAATACGGGGCTTTTGATACTTGAAATCAAAGAAACGGACGAAATAAACGAGGGCGACGAACTAAAAATAGACGTAGATAACGGCGCGGTCGTAAATTTAACTAGCGGCAAAGAGTATAAATTTAGCCCTATACCGCCGTTTATGCAAGAGCTTCTAAACGCCGGCGGACTTATCGAGTACGCAAAAGCGAAGATGAACTAA
- a CDS encoding YgaP-like transmembrane domain: MVSVKSRIIRVVLGLIFTVAVWYFYESYWALIGLIPIIIGVTGFCPACKFLGRCSLNLKK; the protein is encoded by the coding sequence ATGGTAAGCGTAAAAAGTAGAATTATTAGGGTTGTACTGGGGCTGATTTTTACGGTAGCGGTTTGGTATTTTTACGAGAGCTACTGGGCGTTAATCGGTTTAATCCCGATTATCATCGGCGTTACGGGTTTTTGCCCGGCGTGTAAATTCTTGGGCAGGTGCTCTTTAAATTTAAAAAAATAA
- a CDS encoding YgaP family membrane protein, giving the protein MSVLDKTIRLIIAAIWFFIFGFICDCWLWTVGLIPLLTGYYGYCPLYKIFKKR; this is encoded by the coding sequence ATGAGCGTTTTAGATAAAACTATACGTTTGATTATAGCGGCGATTTGGTTTTTTATTTTCGGATTTATTTGCGACTGCTGGTTGTGGACGGTCGGACTAATTCCGCTTTTAACGGGATATTACGGTTACTGCCCGCTTTATAAAATTTTCAAGAAAAGGTAA
- a CDS encoding NAD(P)/FAD-dependent oxidoreductase, with the protein MKGLQRRDALKLMGAAGLAAGMSGCSATGDENDDINSKIVIMGAGLSGIALAAKLRRDMPNAKVILVDKDEKFYYQPGFTLIAVGIYEASDVVYEKVDYIPQGTEWIRKNVSEIKPEANLLVLDDGSELGYDYLIVASGVEYDFEAVKGLSLEDINDTSGNISSVYTLQGAVKSNELMKKISQNGGSAVFCDQKTPMKCSGANKKVTCMSEDRLRLAGNRDKGSVNLYVGGGKLFGDPTYAAAMTQIMIKRKIKFNLRHQIVAVDKSSNAATFEFWTAYRQNGEDKIASELIDVKYDWLHLPPKQKGSEILARAGLTKEADKLNFLAVDKYSLQSTKFKNIFGIGDICGFASGKTGASVRKMYPILAKNLADTIKGREPSEKFTGYTACPFITKYGKAIMVEFDWEGTAPTLECFGATRESYMSWLVKIYGFKPMVMNGMLKALA; encoded by the coding sequence ATGAAAGGACTGCAAAGAAGAGACGCTTTAAAGCTAATGGGGGCTGCGGGACTAGCCGCTGGTATGAGCGGTTGCTCGGCAACGGGCGACGAAAACGACGATATAAATTCTAAAATCGTCATAATGGGCGCGGGACTTAGCGGTATCGCGTTGGCGGCTAAACTTAGAAGAGATATGCCTAACGCCAAGGTAATTCTCGTGGATAAAGACGAGAAATTTTACTATCAGCCGGGTTTTACGCTAATCGCCGTCGGAATTTACGAAGCTAGCGACGTCGTTTACGAAAAAGTGGATTATATCCCGCAAGGAACCGAGTGGATACGCAAAAACGTATCGGAGATAAAGCCCGAAGCCAATCTGCTCGTCTTAGACGACGGGAGCGAGCTTGGGTATGATTATCTAATCGTAGCAAGCGGCGTGGAATACGATTTTGAAGCCGTTAAGGGGCTGAGCTTAGAGGATATTAACGATACGAGCGGCAATATATCCTCCGTCTACACCCTACAAGGCGCCGTAAAGAGCAACGAGCTGATGAAAAAAATCTCTCAAAACGGCGGCTCGGCTGTATTTTGCGATCAAAAAACCCCGATGAAATGCAGCGGCGCTAATAAAAAAGTAACTTGCATGAGCGAAGATAGGCTGAGGTTGGCCGGCAACCGCGATAAAGGCAGCGTTAATCTTTACGTCGGCGGCGGCAAGCTTTTCGGCGATCCGACTTATGCCGCGGCGATGACTCAAATAATGATAAAAAGAAAGATAAAATTTAATCTTCGCCACCAAATCGTAGCCGTCGATAAAAGCTCAAATGCCGCTACTTTCGAGTTTTGGACGGCGTATAGGCAAAACGGCGAAGACAAAATCGCGTCCGAGCTAATCGACGTAAAATACGACTGGCTTCACCTGCCGCCTAAGCAAAAAGGAAGCGAAATTTTAGCTCGCGCCGGCCTAACCAAAGAGGCCGACAAGCTAAATTTTCTAGCCGTCGATAAATACAGCCTGCAAAGTACAAAATTTAAAAATATATTCGGTATCGGCGATATTTGCGGATTTGCGTCCGGCAAAACGGGGGCTAGCGTTAGGAAAATGTATCCGATCTTGGCTAAAAATTTAGCCGACACGATAAAAGGACGAGAACCTAGCGAGAAATTTACCGGATATACGGCTTGCCCTTTTATCACCAAATACGGCAAGGCTATAATGGTAGAGTTCGACTGGGAGGGAACGGCTCCGACGTTAGAGTGCTTCGGCGCTACTAGAGAGAGCTACATGAGTTGGCTGGTTAAAATTTACGGATTTAAACCTATGGTTATGAACGGAATGCTAAAAGCTTTAGCTTAA
- a CDS encoding Crp/Fnr family transcriptional regulator — MLSEELKEILRERFTNNFDLASEDLNAIFANAYLKTVKRGDIFYSGNDCLGFILILKGVLRAFVSSSAKEITIFRLTKDESCVLCDTCSINSLENKVSVEIEQDSEIIVIPARIYKPLKEKYPSILNFTLKIVADRFARTINVMEQALFSPLSARIMNFLSQSIENLNENFIKITHEELANHLGSAREAVSRVLKELERSGQITQSRGEIRLVS; from the coding sequence ATGCTAAGCGAAGAGTTAAAAGAAATTTTGCGCGAAAGGTTTACGAATAATTTCGATCTAGCAAGCGAGGATCTAAATGCGATCTTTGCTAACGCGTATCTAAAAACCGTAAAAAGGGGCGATATATTTTACTCCGGAAACGATTGCTTAGGATTTATCCTTATACTAAAAGGCGTTTTAAGGGCGTTCGTGTCGTCTAGCGCAAAGGAAATAACGATATTTAGACTAACTAAAGACGAGAGTTGCGTGCTGTGCGATACGTGTTCTATAAATTCGCTAGAAAATAAAGTAAGCGTCGAAATCGAGCAAGATAGCGAGATCATCGTTATTCCGGCGCGAATTTACAAACCTCTTAAAGAAAAATATCCGAGCATTTTAAATTTTACTCTAAAAATCGTAGCCGATCGGTTTGCCAGAACGATAAACGTTATGGAACAGGCTTTGTTTTCGCCGCTTTCGGCGCGGATTATGAATTTTTTATCCCAAAGCATCGAAAACCTAAACGAAAATTTTATAAAAATAACTCACGAAGAGCTGGCGAATCATCTAGGAAGCGCTAGAGAAGCGGTATCTAGGGTGCTAAAAGAGCTTGAGAGAAGCGGGCAAATAACGCAAAGCCGCGGCGAAATAAGGCTTGTTTCTTAA
- a CDS encoding SLAC1 anion channel family protein, protein MHDVKKNDSQSKIKSLPIMLFAGTMGIGGLCAAYKKLSEIFDLPGEIFSALRALDCTVFCLLSAFYLFKLLKFKEEVKAEFSHPIKINFFGGFIISLFLLALAYKDAPRLYYSLFYAALGLQTIFTLYVISFWIDEKFDIAMLNPAWFIPVVGNLLIPIIAEKSQAIWYYFSLGLFFWIILFAVIFYRLVFCDKLADKFVPTLVIKLAPPAMAFLGYVKLTERFDAFAAILLNINVFFAALILFSYKRFIKLKFALSWWAFTFPTAASSIAFLKAYEITQSDFYLVLGVGAFAALVASILIVGFLTVKSIINGEIFSEK, encoded by the coding sequence ATGCACGACGTTAAAAAAAACGACTCGCAAAGCAAAATAAAATCGCTTCCGATTATGCTTTTTGCCGGTACTATGGGGATTGGAGGGCTTTGCGCGGCTTATAAGAAATTAAGCGAGATATTTGATTTGCCCGGTGAGATATTCTCGGCGCTTAGAGCGCTAGACTGCACGGTATTTTGCCTACTTTCGGCGTTTTACCTCTTTAAGCTTTTAAAATTTAAAGAAGAAGTAAAGGCCGAATTTTCGCACCCTATAAAGATAAATTTTTTCGGCGGATTTATCATCTCGCTTTTTCTTTTAGCTCTAGCCTACAAAGACGCGCCGCGACTATACTACTCGCTTTTTTACGCGGCTTTAGGCTTGCAAACGATTTTTACGCTTTATGTAATTTCTTTTTGGATCGACGAAAAATTCGATATCGCGATGCTAAATCCAGCATGGTTTATCCCCGTAGTGGGCAACTTACTAATCCCGATCATAGCCGAAAAATCTCAAGCGATCTGGTATTATTTTAGTTTGGGGCTATTTTTCTGGATTATTTTATTCGCCGTTATATTTTATAGGCTAGTCTTCTGCGATAAGTTAGCCGACAAATTCGTTCCGACGCTAGTCATTAAGCTAGCGCCGCCGGCTATGGCGTTTTTGGGATACGTAAAACTGACCGAGCGATTCGACGCTTTTGCGGCGATACTGCTTAATATAAACGTGTTTTTCGCGGCGCTTATACTTTTTTCGTATAAAAGATTTATTAAACTCAAATTCGCCCTATCGTGGTGGGCTTTTACCTTCCCGACGGCCGCTAGCTCCATAGCGTTTTTAAAAGCTTACGAAATTACGCAAAGCGATTTTTACTTAGTTTTAGGCGTCGGCGCTTTTGCGGCTCTAGTCGCTTCGATTTTGATAGTCGGGTTTTTAACGGTTAAATCCATAATAAACGGCGAAATTTTTTCGGAAAAATAA
- a CDS encoding DUF4299 family protein — MSVTFKIKNKKKLFGGYEKALSEREISEFIEGFCFFNSQNDEPSELSLNENVMIAGVWQKSARGFELSYEDGKYIVRVCTPSGVGDWQTAILFLSKISAKTGSKIERDNEEIYDSEQILKFDYEADIMWGLEALKDAKEKNQMLYISGLERDVAFDAVMIDEIFASASPAAKFDEMMRRVQYLDAYSARENLYEDKDGSEIFGAYTLSENLPTILPYAPSPSWQAQEVLGERKVSRWILTLVVGVDDRDAHVFGECEYNAFMANLPKEKYRFIDAANILVEPLSEEEMREILKKANEA, encoded by the coding sequence ATGAGCGTAACATTTAAGATAAAAAACAAAAAGAAGCTTTTCGGCGGATATGAAAAGGCGCTAAGCGAGCGCGAAATTTCAGAGTTTATAGAGGGATTTTGCTTTTTTAATAGCCAAAATGACGAGCCGAGCGAGCTTTCGCTAAACGAAAACGTGATGATTGCAGGCGTATGGCAAAAGAGCGCTCGCGGCTTTGAGCTAAGCTACGAAGACGGCAAATATATCGTTCGGGTCTGTACTCCAAGCGGCGTTGGCGACTGGCAGACGGCGATTTTGTTTCTTTCTAAAATTTCAGCCAAAACCGGCTCGAAAATAGAACGCGACAATGAAGAAATTTACGATAGCGAGCAAATTTTAAAATTTGATTATGAAGCCGACATAATGTGGGGACTTGAAGCTCTAAAGGACGCAAAAGAGAAAAATCAAATGCTTTATATCTCTGGCCTGGAGCGTGACGTGGCGTTTGATGCGGTTATGATAGATGAAATTTTTGCAAGCGCTAGCCCTGCGGCTAAATTTGATGAGATGATGAGGCGGGTGCAGTATCTTGACGCTTATAGCGCAAGAGAGAATTTATACGAAGATAAAGACGGCAGCGAAATTTTTGGCGCATATACGCTTAGCGAAAATTTACCGACTATCTTGCCTTACGCCCCCTCTCCTTCGTGGCAGGCGCAAGAAGTTCTAGGAGAGCGCAAGGTCTCGCGCTGGATACTTACGCTAGTAGTCGGCGTAGACGATAGGGACGCGCACGTGTTCGGCGAATGCGAATACAATGCCTTTATGGCAAATTTACCAAAAGAAAAATATCGCTTCATAGACGCCGCAAATATACTGGTTGAGCCGCTTAGCGAAGAAGAGATGAGAGAAATTTTAAAAAAGGCAAACGAAGCTTAA
- a CDS encoding DsrE/DsrF/TusD sulfur relay family protein, whose amino-acid sequence MKKFLFILTNQPYNGTDNAYNALRLAKTLKEKGEEVRIFLMNDAVDLARNSTKKPEDYDVDLVAMLKELYASGAMLKVCGSCQTRCGLHAGEPYFEAEVKGSMDILSEWVRQCDQVMTF is encoded by the coding sequence ATGAAAAAATTTCTATTTATACTTACAAATCAACCATACAACGGTACCGATAATGCTTACAACGCATTAAGGCTAGCTAAAACGCTAAAAGAAAAAGGCGAAGAGGTTAGAATTTTTCTAATGAACGACGCGGTCGATCTTGCGCGAAATAGCACCAAAAAGCCGGAAGACTACGACGTAGATCTAGTAGCGATGTTAAAGGAGCTTTACGCTAGCGGCGCTATGTTAAAGGTTTGCGGTAGCTGCCAAACGAGGTGTGGTTTGCATGCGGGAGAGCCTTATTTCGAGGCTGAAGTGAAAGGCAGCATGGATATCTTGTCCGAGTGGGTTAGGCAGTGCGATCAAGTGATGACGTTTTAG
- a CDS encoding LysE family translocator has protein sequence MDFLLFFATLAPISLMPGINMTYAMSIGMGFGYKHSLIMMTGQLLSLAFVAFCCMLGVGAMLHHFEYAFKALNIIAGLYMLYLGAMLLFGKGELSITNVSNLPSKKQMFINGLIVCITNPKAWIFFSVLLPTFLDKEDPFSLTRMCAITATLVFIEFCSLNIYALGGAMLKKFLQTHLRLLEICTAIIVCTIGVLLLFR, from the coding sequence ATGGACTTCTTACTCTTTTTCGCCACTCTTGCTCCTATCTCGCTAATGCCAGGCATCAACATGACCTATGCGATGAGTATCGGTATGGGCTTTGGCTATAAGCACTCGCTTATTATGATGACCGGGCAGCTTCTTTCGCTTGCTTTCGTGGCATTTTGCTGTATGCTTGGCGTGGGCGCGATGCTTCATCATTTTGAGTACGCATTTAAGGCATTAAACATCATCGCAGGCCTTTATATGCTCTATCTTGGCGCAATGCTTCTTTTTGGCAAGGGCGAGCTTAGCATAACAAACGTCTCAAATTTACCAAGCAAAAAGCAGATGTTTATAAACGGCCTCATTGTTTGCATCACAAATCCAAAGGCATGGATATTTTTCTCGGTTTTACTGCCTACATTTTTGGATAAAGAAGATCCCTTTAGCCTAACTCGTATGTGCGCGATCACGGCAACGCTCGTTTTCATCGAGTTTTGCTCGCTAAATATCTATGCGCTTGGCGGAGCTATGCTAAAGAAATTTTTACAAACGCACCTAAGGCTGCTTGAAATTTGCACCGCCATTATCGTCTGCACGATCGGCGTACTTTTACTTTTTAGATAA
- a CDS encoding type II asparaginase produces the protein MRLIFKAVLLMILGATLAVAKPTIYILATGGTIAGSGSGSLDSSYTSGTVTVDKLIAAVPDINKIATIKGEQISNIGSQDMNNEVWLKLANRINELLNSGKADGIVVTHGTDTMEETAYFLNLVVKSDKPVVLVGAMRNSGSLSADGPLNLFNAVNVAISKDSVGKGVVVTMNDEIHAAREVTKTNTTGVDTFKSPNSGKIGTVFYGNVKYYMNPIRKHTAKSAFDLEGVKELPRVDIIYSHANDNPDFVKIAVKNGAKGIISAGLGNGNPYFSVLDALGEASKAGVVVVRDSRVGSGETTMNGEVDDAKYGFLTSDNLNAQKARVLLMLALTKTSDKAKIQEYFLTH, from the coding sequence ATGCGTTTAATCTTTAAGGCGGTGTTACTCATGATTTTAGGTGCTACTTTAGCGGTTGCTAAGCCAACCATCTACATACTAGCTACTGGTGGAACGATAGCAGGAAGTGGCTCAGGATCGCTTGATTCGAGCTATACTTCTGGAACTGTTACAGTCGATAAACTAATCGCAGCCGTGCCAGATATCAACAAGATCGCTACCATAAAAGGCGAGCAAATTTCAAATATCGGCTCACAAGATATGAACAACGAAGTTTGGCTTAAGCTTGCTAATAGAATAAATGAGCTTCTAAATAGCGGCAAAGCCGATGGTATCGTCGTTACTCACGGCACAGATACTATGGAAGAGACGGCGTACTTTCTAAATTTAGTCGTTAAAAGCGACAAGCCAGTCGTGCTTGTAGGTGCAATGAGAAATAGTGGCTCACTAAGTGCAGATGGCCCACTAAATTTATTTAACGCTGTAAATGTAGCTATTAGCAAAGATAGTGTAGGCAAGGGCGTTGTGGTTACTATGAATGACGAAATTCACGCTGCTAGAGAGGTAACCAAAACCAACACAACAGGCGTTGATACATTTAAATCACCAAACAGCGGCAAAATCGGCACAGTCTTTTATGGCAACGTAAAATACTATATGAATCCGATCAGAAAACACACGGCAAAATCAGCATTTGACCTAGAGGGCGTAAAAGAACTTCCTAGAGTTGATATCATCTACTCTCACGCAAATGACAATCCTGACTTTGTAAAAATAGCTGTTAAAAACGGCGCAAAAGGCATCATCAGCGCTGGTCTTGGCAACGGCAACCCTTACTTTAGCGTACTTGACGCACTTGGCGAGGCTTCAAAAGCTGGCGTAGTGGTAGTTCGCGACTCACGTGTAGGAAGTGGCGAGACGACCATGAACGGCGAAGTAGACGACGCAAAATACGGCTTTTTAACAAGCGATAATCTAAACGCGCAAAAAGCTAGAGTGCTTTTGATGCTTGCACTTACAAAAACAAGCGACAAAGCCAAAATTCAAGAGTATTTCTTAACTCACTAA
- a CDS encoding branched-chain amino acid transporter permease has protein sequence MISVSSSETVLFVAVLLSALATFITRATPFYVLKNYKPNPYLDAIEKHMGMMIMVVLVCYGLKDTKFSEFPYGLSEIVAVFTAILMHLKFKNTLLSIVISTGIYMFLIRIF, from the coding sequence TTGATAAGTGTAAGCTCAAGCGAGACGGTACTTTTTGTGGCGGTGCTCTTAAGCGCCTTGGCTACTTTTATAACGAGAGCAACGCCGTTTTATGTACTGAAAAACTATAAGCCAAACCCTTACTTAGACGCCATTGAGAAGCATATGGGCATGATGATAATGGTCGTTTTGGTCTGCTACGGCTTAAAAGATACGAAATTTAGCGAATTTCCTTACGGTTTAAGCGAGATAGTAGCGGTTTTTACAGCTATTTTGATGCATTTAAAATTTAAAAATACCCTTCTTAGCATAGTTATTTCAACCGGAATTTATATGTTTTTGATAAGAATTTTTTAA